One Symphalangus syndactylus isolate Jambi chromosome 20, NHGRI_mSymSyn1-v2.1_pri, whole genome shotgun sequence DNA segment encodes these proteins:
- the AARSD1 gene encoding alanyl-tRNA editing protein Aarsd1, producing MAFWCQRDSYAREFTTTVVSCRPAELQTEGSNGKKEVLSGFQVVLEDTLLFPEGGGQPDDRGTINDISVLRVTRHGEQADHFTQTPLDPGSQVLVQVDWERRFDHMQQHSGQHLITAVADHLFKLKTTSWELGRFRSAIELDTPSMTAEQVAAIEQNVNEKIRDRLPVNVRELSLDDPEVEQVRGRGLPDDHAGPIRVVSIEGVDSNMCCGTHVSNLSDLQVIKILGTEKGKKNKTNLIFLAGNRVLKWMERSHGTEKALTALLKCGAEDHVEAVKKLQNSTKILQKNNLNLLRDLAVHIAHSLRNSPDWGGVVVLHRKEGDSEFMNIIANEIGSEETLLFLTVGDEKGAGLFLLAGPPASVETLGPRVAEVLEGKGAGKKGRFQGKATKMSRRTEAQALLQDYISMQSAKE from the exons ATGGCGTTCTGGTGTCAGCGTGACAGCTATGCGCGAGAG TTCACCACCACCGTGGTCTCCTGCCGTCCCGCGGAGCTGCAGACTGAAGGGAGCAACGGCAAGAAAGAAGTGCTGAGCGGTTTCCAAGTAGTGCTGGAAGACACATTGCTTTTCCCTGAGGGCGGGGGACAG CCTGATGACCGTGGTACAATCAATGACATCTCTGTGCTGAGAGTGACTCGCCACGGGGAACAGGCTGATCATTTCACACAGACCCCCCTGGATCCAGGAAGCCAGGTTCTGGTCCAGGTAGATTGGGAGCGGAGGTTTGACCACATGCAGCAGCATTCAG GGCAGCATCTCATCACGGCAGTTGCTGACCATCTATTTAAGCTGAAGACAACATCATG GGAGTTAGGGAGATTTCGGAGTGCGATTGAGCTGGACACCCCCTCTATGACTGCAGAGCAAGTAGCTGCCATTGAGCAGAACGTTAATGAAAAAATCAGAGATCGGCTGCCTGTGAATGTCCGAGAACTGAGCCTGGATGATCCTGAGGTGGAGCAG GTGAGAGGCCGGGGTTTGCCGGATGATCATGCTGGGCCCATTCGGGTTGTTAGCATCGAGGGCGTTGATTCCAACATGTGCTGTGGGACCCACGTGAGCAATCTCAGTGACCTTCAG GTCATTAAGATTCTGGGCActgagaaggggaagaagaacaAAACCAACCTGATATTTCTGGCTGGGAACCGGGTGCTGAAGTGGATGGAGAGAAGTCATGGAACTGAAAAAGCACTGACTGCTCTGCTTAA GTGTGGAGCAGAGGATCATGTGGAAGCAGTGAAAAAGCTCCAGAACTCCACCAAGATCCTGCAGAAG AATAACCTGAATCTGCTCAGAGACCTGGCTGTGCACATTGCCCATAGCCTCAGGAACAGTCCAGACTGGGGAGGTGTGGTCGTATTACACAG GAAGGAGGGTGATTCAGAGTTCATGAATATCATTGCCAATGAGATTGGGTCAGAG GAGACCCTCCTGTTCTTAACCGTGGGCGATGAGAAAGGTGCTGGACTCTTCTTACTGGCAGGGCCACCTGCGTCTGTGGAGACCCTGGGGCCCAG GGTGGCTGAGGTCCTGGAAGGCAAAGGAGCAGGGAAGAAAGGCCGTTTTCAGGGCAAGGCCACCAAGATGAGCCGGCGGACGGAGGCGCAGGCGCTTCTCCAGGACTACATCAGCATGCAGAGTGCTAAGGAGTGA